The sequence TGCGGTCCGCTGGCCTGTTCGACGCTGTTTGGGTACCGCCCTTTCCGAATGACAGCGGCGCAGCGATAGGTGCGGCTTGTGCCGCGCTAGCGGAGCGGCAAGGCTTCATGGCGCTGGATTGGTCGGTCTACAGCGGTCCGCAACTGAGACGGAGCGAGGTGCCGCCAGGATGGGAGGCCGTACCGTGCAATATGCGCGAGCTTGCTAACATCCTTGCGAGTGACAAGCCGGTCGTCTTTCTGGCAGGCAGTGCCGAACTCGGACCGCGGGCATTGGGTGGGCGAAGCATCCTTGCGGCTGCGACATCAGGGGGAATGAAGGATCATCTCAATCAGATCAAACGTCGTGAATACTTTCGGCCGGTGGCGCCCATATGCATTGAGGATCGTGCGCCTGATATCTTTTGCCCTGGAACGCCGGATCCTTACATGCTGTTCGATCATCAGACAAAAGCGGAATGGCTCGATAGAGTACCAGCTGTGGTACATCTCGATGGATCTGCACGATTGCAGACTGTCTCTAGAACCTCTTCGCACAAGATAGCTGAGCTTCTCGTGGCGTATGAAGAACTTACCGGCATCCCACTGCTTTGCAATACGAGTGCCAATCTCAATGGATGCGGGTTCTTCCCGGATGCCGCAGGGGCTTGTCAATGGGGGCGTGTTGACCACGTATGGTCCGATGGCCTGCTGTGGACGAAAGTCGCATAGGCGCTGTGATGATGACCGATGTGAATTTCCCGACGAGCCATGTACCGCGTCTCGGCAATACGGTCATGCGGCGCGGGCAGTCGCGCCTCACCGACATCGCACTGGGCGCCATGGTCGGAGGAGAACTTGTGGGTAATTGAAAGCCTCAACGGAAGGATACGTTATGAATGTGGCATACCGGAACAACTATAAGGGCTTCGCGCTACGAGCCGTGGGTTTCCGTGAACAGAACCTTTTAAGCAAGATCTGCTAACACAAATGGAGCCGAGCACGTCTGCCTCCCGTTGCTATTTGCCCTCGGCCTGCGTGGTTCTGGGCGGAACTGGACGCTATCAACATCATCTGGGATTTCCTGTCTCAGCTTCGGCCCTTGATTCAGCCGCCGCCCGAGTGCCGCGACGAAGTTGTCGTAGCGAACTCCTGCCTGTGCCCTTGCCGCCTTTGCATCCGGTTCGGGTAAAGGCGGTGTCGTCGTGAGCCAGAACCGGACGAACAAGGCCAAGGTCTCCTCCGATATCCCGATGTCGCGTTCGAGCCGTGCGACGCGGCGATCGACTTGGTCGAGCCGCTTGGCAATAGCGGCTTCCCGCCGCTCGTCGGCGTCCGGCGACAGGAAAGAAGCAATCGCGGCTTCGGGAATGAGCGACAGCGACTGCTCGCGCCGGGCAGCGTGGGCCGAGAGCGCCTTCATGACATCAGGGTCGAGGTAGACCGACATCTGGCCTTTCTTCTTTGCCGCGGTCATGTCTGCCTCTCAGCCCGAGATCATCGCCGGGACCCAGCGATGCTTGGCGCGCGACGCCCTGCATCATGTCGTTGTGACGCCCGATCCGCGGGGCATCTTCCTCGAGCTCGTCGGCAAATTCCGAGGCGAACTCGCTATCTAGGGGTTCTCTCCACTCCACGAGGTCACGAGCCAGTTCCGGCTGCTGCCGGCGGTCAGCGGTCTTCAGATCCTCTACGTCGGTCTTGTCGTCAGCCGATGCCGGCAGTGCCGTGGGACGCGGCTGCAGTGGCCGTGAGCTCCAGTCGTCCGGCCGGCTATCGCTGGGTCTGGTCAGCACCGGCGGCGCCAGGATGCGCTCCTGGAACCGTCTGTCCTCGCAATCGCGCGCCTTCCTGGCGCGGATCGGATGGAGGCCCGACATCATGACGACCTCGTCTGATGGCGGGAGCTGCATCATCTCACCGGGCGTGAGCAGCGGGCGGGCGGTCTCCGACCGCGACACCATGAGGTGACCGAGCCAGGGTGCCACCCGGCTGCCGGCATAGTTCTTCATCGCCTTCATCTCGGTCGCCATGCCAACGCGTCGGACCTCGCTTCGCCGTCAGTTCGTCATTGGTCGCGAAGCTGACCCGGACGTGACAATTGTCGAGGATCGAGTTGTTGGGCCCATACGCCTTCTCGATCTGGTTCAGCGACTGGGCGATCAGGAAGCTCTTGATGCCGTAACCCGCCATGAAGGCGAGCGCTGACCCAAAGAAGTCGAGCCGGCCGAGCGCGGGGAATTCGTCGAGCATCAGGAGGAGCCGGCGCCGGCCCGCCTTGGGCTGGAGATCCTCGGTCAGGCGGCGGCCGATCTGATTGAGGATCAACCGGATCAGCGGCTTGGTGCGGTTGATGTCCGATGGCGGCACGACGAGGTAAAGGGTCGTCGCTCGCTCTGCACCAACGAGGTCGGCGATCCGCCAGTCGCAGCGCTTGGTCATCTCGGCAACGACGGGGTCGCGGTAGAGGCCCAGGAACGACATCGCCGTGCGCAGGACACCGGAGCGCTCGTTGCCGGATTGTTCAATAGCTCCCGCGCGGCGGAGGCGACGACGGGATGGACGCCGGCCTCGCCGAGATGCGCCGTCCGCATCATCACGGCGAGCGTCGATTCGATCGGCCGCTTGGGGTCGGACAGAAAGGCCGCAACGCCGGCAAGGGTCTTGTCCTCCTCGGCATAGAGGACGTGGAGGATCGCGCCGACCAGGAGCGCGTGGCTGGTCTTCTCCCAATGGTTCCGCTTCTCGAGGCTGCCCTCGGGGTCGACCAGGATGTCGGCAATGTTCTGGACATCGCGCACCTCCCACTCGCCGTGCCGAACTTCGAGCAGCGGGTTGTAGGCTGACGGCTTCGCGCTGGTCGGATCGAACAGAAGAACGCGGCCGTGCCGCGCGCGAAAACCGACACTAAGCTGCCAATTCTCGCCCTTGATGTCGTGGATGATGGCAGATCCCGACCAGGTCAGCAGCGACGGGATGACGAGGCCGACGCCCTTGCCCGATCTCGTGGGAGCGAAGCACAGGACGTGCTCCGGTCCATCATGGCGGAGATAGGCGCGCTCGAACCGGCCGAGCACCACGCCATCGAGCCGGAGCAGAACGGCCTGCTCGATCTCCTTTGCCTCTGCGCAGCGTGCAGAGCCATAGGTCTCGGCGTTCTTCGCTTCGCGGGCGCGCCACACCGACTGCCGATCGCGACTGCCGCGGCGATGATGCCGCCGGATGCTGCGATAGTGGCACCCTCGATGAATACGTGCGGCGCATAGGCACTCGTAGGCATACCACCACCATAAGAAGGCGGGCGGAAGGCAGAATGGACAATTCAACAACTCGAACCAGGGTTGCCCGAGTTGAGATTGGAAGCCGAGCCGCCAGGCCGTCCATTCGGTCGCGGCCCAGAACGTCAGCAGGACGATCGCCAAAACAGTGATGACCTGACCCCAAAGTATCTTGGTAGCAGACACGGCGGCCGCCCTTTCCTTAAAATCAGCGATCCGAGCAATGGCTTACAGGCCGAGCCCCCGGCTGCGACCAAAACCCCAATAAACGCCACCGTCGCCTCGAGCGACTCCGGAGACGTGGTGACCGAGCTGCTTCTCAAGGGAGGGCGTCCACGGCACGAGCTGGAAGCCGAGACCATCGTCGATCATCGCGAAGCGACCCGAGGCGAGAGCGAAGCGCTGGCGATAGGTCCCCGTGACATATTCGCCAGCCGCCGATGGGTTGAACGGCCGGCCCATGTCGGCGGCGAGCTGGCGACCGAGAGCCTCTAACTCCCGGCGACGCAGCGTGCCGATCAGGTTCTTCGCGAACACCACTCCACGCGCCTGGCGCTCGGCAAGACCCTGCTCGACGAGCTGCTCAGCGCGCCGTTCCATGGCCTGCCGAACCTCGGCGCCGAAGCCGGCCTGGCCAAGTGCCGCCGGATCGCGCGCGACCGCCTGCCGGTCGAGCCACGTCGCACCGCTTGTCGTCACCTGCGCTTCAATCGACAGATCCGAGAGAACGGCGAGCGCCACGCGACGCTGCCTGCGCGCGTGGTCGAATTTGCGGAGCTCGACGATCGATCCTGCTGCACTGTCACCGGCGGCCTCGAGATCGGGTAGCCTGATGTGTGGTGGGTGCGGCCGCATAGGCGCTTCCCTTGGGTTCGTCGTCGAGACCGCGATCGACGAGGCATCCGATGACAGGGACGTCGAGGCTTTGGCCTGATAGCACTTAGCTCGCGGCCCCTCGCTCGATGCCGCGCTCGGTCAGGCTGCGGTGGATGCGCTTGATGATGTCGCCGCGATCGCCGAGCTCGCGCAGCGTCGTCTCGGCGCTCTCGCCTATCATCCATTGGCCTGGCCCGACTTGATGGGCGAGGCCAAGGCTCTCCAAACGCCGCACCGGCCGGCCTTACGCATGGAACTGATCGGGCTGCTGCGCCGGATCGGGCGCAAGGTCGATGACACCGTGCCGTCCTGCGTCGCGGACGAGCTGGCGATCGAGCTGCGTCTAGCGTTCGGCTTCGACCTGGTGCTCGAGCGAGCGGCGGATGTCGAAATCGGAGCGCAGTCCCAGTTCCTGAGTGACCAGGTCCTGCGCACGTGCGCGCATCCCCTCCTTGAGGTAGGCGCGGGATATGACAAGGTCATGGCCGTCCGCGGCGATGCCGCGCACGAGAATATGGACGCGGGTGCCGGGTGTTCCAGTGATCGACGGCGACCCAGTCGAGCTTCGTGCCGAGGTCCACTTCCATCTGGCTGACCAGCTCGCGGCTAAAGCCTTTGAGATCGGTCATATCGGCTGCGTCCTCCGGCGAGACGATGAAGCGGAAATGGTGCCGATCGCCCTCGCAGCGCTCGGCGAAGGCCTTGGGATCGGTATCCTCTCGCTCGTGGCCGAACAGATGGCCCCTCTCCCCGTCCCGGATGACGCCCTCGCGCCGGAGATAGCCGAGGTGCGCGGCCGGTGAGCAGTCGGTTCGCCCGTTTACTGGCGACCCGGCCGCGGCCGAAGCGCGAGTGACGATGGCTGGTGAGGCGGCCGGCTCGCGACACGCCGCCGCCAGCGCGCTGCGCGGCCGCGAGCGCCTGAGCGATGAATGGCTCGGCCCGCTGGCTCCTAGAGGAGCGGATGCGGCCGGGCCGAGCCTGAAACTCCTTCTCCTCAGCCATGGTCAGCCTCGGCAATGTGCGAAATGCACCGATTCTCGCCTTATCAATCTGGTGCGATTGCTCGCCGGGCAAGCCGCGCGGGATTTCGTCCAGGCCGAAACCGACAACCGGAAGCATGACCGTCTCCCGGACTAAGGAGGCGTCATGAAGATCGCGCTTTACGCCCGCTACTCGTCCGATAATCAGCGTGACGCATCGATCGAAGATCAGTTGCGGCTCTGCCGCCTGCACGCGGAGAAGCAAGGTTGGACGGCGGTCGATTATTACACGGACCGGGTGGCCTCCGGTGCATCGCTGCTTCGCCCCGGGATCCAGGAACTGATCAGCGACGCCATGCGCGGAAAGTTTGCGATTGTGCTTGCCGAGGCGATGGACCGCCTCAGCCGCGATCAGGAGGACAGTGCCGGGCTCTTCAAGCGCATGGCCTTCGCCGGCGTACGGATAGTCACCCTCTCGGGGGGAGACGTCACGCATCTGCACGTCGGGCTGAAGGGCACGATGAACGCCTTGTTCCTGAAGGCCCTCGCTGACAAGACACGGCGAGGTCTGCGCGGCCGCGTCGCGGACGGCAAGTCGGGCGGCGGGCTATGCTTCGGTTATGACGTCGTCAAGCAATTCGCCGCCAATGGCGAGCCGATCCGAGGTGACCGCACTATCAACGAGGTCGAAGCGACGGTCGTTCGCCGGATCTTCGCAGACTACCTCGCCGGCAAGTTCCTCGCGCGCAATCGCTTTCGAGCTGAACCGCGAAGGTGTGCCTGGACCGCAAGGCGCTGAATGGGGACCATCGACCATTCACGGCAACCCAAAGCGCGGCGTTGGCATCCTCAACAACGAGCTCTATGTGGGTCGCCTCGTGTGGAATCGGCTCCGCTACGACCCTGATACCGGACAGCGCTTTCTCGTCTGAATCCTGAATCCGAATGGGTGATCCAAGAAGTCCCCGAGCTGCGCATTGTCGATCAGGAAATGTGGGATGCGGTCAGGCGCGTCAGCAGACGCTAGCCTACGAGCCTTCAGCGCTTGGCGAGAACAGGCTTAATGAGCGCCATCGGCCCAAATACCTCCTCGCCGGCCTCGTGAAGTGCGGATGCTGCGGCGGCGGGTACACGATGATTTTCGAAGGACCTGCTCGGCTGCGCAACGGCTCGCAATAAGGGAACGTGCAACAATCGTTTGAACATCCGGCACGATGCGCTGGAGACCTCCGTGTTGAGCGGCCTTCGCACGCACCTGATGGAACCAGAGCTGTTCAAAGAGTTCTGCGATGAGTTGCACCAGTTTACCCGCGAGGTGAACCGGCTGCGGATTGACCGAGGAGCGGATCTTGCGGCGATGAGGAACGAGCTTCCGCGCATTGAACGTGAACTTGGAAAGCTGGTGGCCGCCATCAAGGCTGAAGGTCCGATCGAGGCCATTGTCGAGGACACGACGCGGCTCGAGGCCAGAAAGGTGGAGGTACGAGAGAAGCTCGCGAACGCAGAAGAACCGCCGCCTCTCCTACATCCCAACATGGCGGAATCGGCAGCGCGTGGCCGCGCTGTACGAAAGCCTGCAAAGCGACGACGCCAAAGGGGAGGCAGCGGAGGTTTTCCGTACCCTCGTCGATCAGGTGACGCTGATGCCCGAGGCGGAGGAACTCGCGATCGTGCTGCGCGGCGACCTAGCCGCGATCCTCCCGGTTTGCGGCAGGCAAAAAGAACCCCGACGTCCTTTCGGAAGCAGGGGCTCTGAACGGCTTGCATCGCAAGCGTCGGTGGTTGCGGGGATAGGATTTGAACCTATGACATTCAGGAAAGTAGAGGTTCGCTTCAGCAGTCGATGCGGTCGCCCCTACTGGCTTGCAGGCCTCCAACCAGACTGATCTCCAATCAACTAGTCCTGCGGTGGCTGGGCCTTTTCATATCGAATCCCCTAAAAATCTGATCCTTCAATCCATATTGGTTTCCTGTGAGCTCGCCGCCCCACCCGGCGCTGCCGGATTATCACGGCGAGAGCCTTTCTGGGGCGACATCGGCGGGGCGCTGATCAGCGCCGTCTGACCGATTTGCTTTAGGACCTCAACGGACGTCTCTCCTCGTGACGCGGCTTCAAGGATTCTCGAAGCTACGTGTGTTCGGGTGCTAGTCTCGCGAGCTGAAACTTCTTTACAGACGTCATTCAGAACTGCACGCAAGAGAGCGGTCGTTTCGGAGTCGAACATGAGAAGTACCAACGATCTGGAGCCTGTGGCGCCTTGATGCGGACCGATCTGAGCTTCAGTGAAGCAACTTCGCGAATGTCGGGAAACAACAGACCAAGGCGTACGCATTAGCTACTCCGCCTTCATTGCCCGCACGAATGTCTCGTTGAAGCCATCTTCCGAGGCTCAGATCGTTTCCTTCTATACTGATAGAGCAACTCAGGGATCGAACTAGGCAGCCTTGGCCGCCTGCGACTTTGACTTGGAGCGCGCCACGAAGCGAGGACCAGCGATGCTGAGCGGCACATCGCCATCGATAGCGCTATATCTCTCCATCCGATCTAGGTCGCTGGATTCCCTCGTAGAATAGCACTGCGTCGCGCGATTATCCCAGATTACAACGTCGCCCGACCTCCAGCTCCATCGTACGGTATTCTCGGGCGAGGTGAGGTAAGATCGAAAGCGATCAAGCAGCTTCTGGCTCGCGTACTTTTCTAGGCCGACGAAGTTCCTCACGGAATCTCCGAGTACGAGCAAGCGCTCGCCCGTTTCGGGATGGACGCGGACAACCGGGCGGGCGTCCTCGCAGATGGTTCCGATGAAGATATCATCAAATTGCTTTTGATCCATCTCGCCGGAGTGCCTGTTCACGGAACAATCATGGGCGCTGCAGTATACCGCCCAGAGATTGTCGGCCAGCATCCGCAGCGGCTCCGGAAGATCAAGATAGGCGGCCGCAGTGCTTGACCAAAGCGTGTCACGGTCATCAGGTGGGATCACCACGCCGCGAAGCACCGAAATCTTCGGACATGCGTCACCGAATCGATCATCCGTGTGCATCTGGTCATCACGACCGCTGCGACGATCCGGCGCATTTCCCAGGACCGATCCCTGGGTCTTAGGAGTTGTCAGCGAACCGAGCCTGAGCGCAAAGCGCTGCTGTTCGAAATCATCGAGATGCCCCTGATCACGGAAGAAGATGACCTTGTGCTCGAGGAGTAGCTGGCCGAGGGCCCCGATGACCTCGTCGGACAATTCGTCCGAAAGTCTTACGTTCTTGATCTCGGCACCCAGCCGGGTCGCGGATTTGACGATATCCGCTCGCGGGATGATCTTATCCGTCATGTTGCTCATGCTCACTCTTCCATTATCGTGATGCGTAAACAAAGCTGCGTGATAACTTGGTCGCAGGACTAACGACAGAAGCCAACGACGTCGGCCTGGTGA comes from Bradyrhizobium sp. CCGE-LA001 and encodes:
- a CDS encoding CopG family transcriptional regulator yields the protein MTAAKKKGQMSVYLDPDVMKALSAHAARREQSLSLIPEAAIASFLSPDADERREAAIAKRLDQVDRRVARLERDIGISEETLALFVRFWLTTTPPLPEPDAKAARAQAGVRYDNFVAALGRRLNQGPKLRQEIPDDVDSVQFRPEPRRPRANSNGRQTCSAPFVLADLA
- a CDS encoding recombinase family protein, whose translation is MKIALYARYSSDNQRDASIEDQLRLCRLHAEKQGWTAVDYYTDRVASGASLLRPGIQELISDAMRGKFAIVLAEAMDRLSRDQEDSAGLFKRMAFAGVRIVTLSGGDVTHLHVGLKGTMNALFLKALADKTRRGLRGRVADGKSGGGLCFGYDVVKQFAANGEPIRGDRTINEVEATVVRRIFADYLAGKFLARNRFRAEPRRCAWTARR
- a CDS encoding recombinase family protein codes for the protein MPGPQGAEWGPSTIHGNPKRGVGILNNELYVGRLVWNRLRYDPDTGQRFLV
- a CDS encoding TauD/TfdA dioxygenase family protein encodes the protein MSNMTDKIIPRADIVKSATRLGAEIKNVRLSDELSDEVIGALGQLLLEHKVIFFRDQGHLDDFEQQRFALRLGSLTTPKTQGSVLGNAPDRRSGRDDQMHTDDRFGDACPKISVLRGVVIPPDDRDTLWSSTAAAYLDLPEPLRMLADNLWAVYCSAHDCSVNRHSGEMDQKQFDDIFIGTICEDARPVVRVHPETGERLLVLGDSVRNFVGLEKYASQKLLDRFRSYLTSPENTVRWSWRSGDVVIWDNRATQCYSTRESSDLDRMERYSAIDGDVPLSIAGPRFVARSKSKSQAAKAA